The DNA sequence AATCTCAGCATACTAGAGACGATGGCAACAACACTCTGCTGTATCAGTCGTCGATCCTGATCAGGTTTGACGCAAGACCACATCTGACCCATACAAGAATCGCATGTTCGGCTTGGATCATTCTTCACCAACAACCTCTGCACGTCCACATTGAGACATTCATCCGTCCCTGTCACTAGTCGGCCTGTCGATCTCGAGGACGACGTGGATTTAAGGGAGCAGATGCTGCTCCTCACCTGGAGCCTTTACCAATAGGCTCAGCTGCGGGAATATGAGGAGAGGTATCAAGCGATTCTCTCACGCACGACAAACACAAATGACCTCAGGTTGGAGTGGAGGCGGGTGATGGAGCGACTTTAGCGGATGGAACAACACATGGCGTTGTACGAAGATCAGATGCGTGTTGGTGGCAGCAGCACTAATAGAGGGGCACAGAGATCACCGCCTAGGCTACTGCCTCAGCAGCAGGACCATCGAATGACAACAACGACGACTTTTAATGactagaatttttttatatattgtttgaTTGTATCATATCCTCtgttatttgaatttttattttatttatatacttgataatttaatatattttatttttattatttaaatttaactattaattatatgaaaaataaatttaaataaaaaatttaaaatttgattattaatttcataaaaaatatttaaaaaattgaacttATCCTTTAGATTTTTTTCAGAGTAGGTCGAGTAGGTCAATTTGTAGCATTTCTAGTTTTGTAGGATCTGTATAGCAATTATTGGACTTTCTTAAGGTGGTCCAATCTTTTGGGCCATGATTCTGAAAGACTATGGGTCAgtatattctttgtttttttttattttaatctctATTTGGGTTGGAGAATGTAATTCCTGCTTGCCTTGGCTTTAGTGAGTATTTATTATTTAgatatctttatttatttggttTACGATTTTTGTTGGGAGAGAGCGTTATAAACTTATAATTTTCAAATGATTACTAGTTAAATTTGtgataataaattttgaatattgaccgtataaaaaaaagggggaaaaaagATACACAGGCACAGTGAAAGATTTgttgatattttattattttacactAACAATTTTGGTACTTGTTCATCATATTTTGAggttcaaaattttttttttctattgagCAAAGATGTGTGATActcttaattatttatttttcttgaaaaTCTAGCAATTCTCACACAATTATCAAGTCTATATGAGCCGAAATACCTAAACTAGGGATAAAGCCTGTGTGATAGACGAGTTTGATTATAGatattttaaatgaaaaataattagtaaGAGTGATAATGTGTAGAAAAAGATAGAATTTAAACTTTATTCTAATTTTGAGGGTTTAAAAATCTTCAACTCAAACCTTACATACACCTTAAATCTCTCCATTCCATCCTATCTAAGTATCTATAAGAAATAAATCTATCTTTAATCaaatacatttaatttttttcacatttcataatatcaaatatttatGTAACCAAATTGAATGCTTAATTTAGTGACAATAAatacttataaaaaaattaagtttaaaTATTCACTCTTTTATCATATATTTGTGAACACGCacattatatctttttaattttaagattaaaagattttgaattttatctttttaatattttcaaaaattatatacatttaaatttatataattttaattttaaaaaataattaaaattatttaaatttaaatttaattatataatatcacATTGTCAAGTGAATACATCTCTTGCCCTTGatgaaagaaaaagtaaatactTTTCTCATTGTAAAGAAGAGAAAATGAGATACGATTTGCGATACAACATTGAATAAAACTGGCGTTAGAATAAAGTCAAGTAGTTTGGTTTCCTTCCCCTTCTCCAATACCAAAAGACAAAAAGCTGTATAAGATCGTCATAGCGTAACTAACTACCCACAGTTTCCCCCAAAAAACAATCTGTAATTACAATCGACAAGAAACTCTTGACTCTCCCCCAGAAATAACCACCTTAAAGAAAATCAGATCACAtcgtttctttctttctttctttccaaaTCTGATCTAATCTTTTTCTCTGTACGATGCGTCCACCGTTGAAGAGAGTCGATTTCCGTCCAGGCGACAAAGTGGAGGTTTGCAGTAAAGAAGAAGGCTTCCTGGGCTCATACTACGAGGCAACCGTTCTTTCCCGCCTCGAAACCGGCCGTTACGTCGTCCGTTACAAGACACTCCTCCGTGACGACGCCGTTTCTGAGCCGTTAACCGAAACGCTCTTCCCGAGGGACATCCGCCCTTCCCCTCCCAAGGTATATTCCCGCGGCGAGTTCTCTCTCTACCAGGCAGTTGATGCCTTCGACAACGACGGTTGGTGGTCCGGCGAGATCACCGGCAGGCTTGGTCCTCACCATTACTATGTTTATTTCCGTACAACCAATGAAGAGATCGCTTATCCTTCTAATAAGATTAGGGTTCATCATGAGTGGGTTAACGGCGACTGGATTCTCTCCCAAAGAGAGCAACCACAGCCACAGCCACTGCAGAATCAGCAACAACACCTAGGTCAACAATTCAATTGACTGCGTTCATCCACCGGTTAAGAATTCTTGGTAAATCAGATCTACTGAACAAAAatacagaaagaaaaggaaaggaaaggaaAGGAAATAGTAGAATTTATATAAGTATCGTTagtatttgttaattttttaggGTGTTCTTTTAAAGATTTTCGTTTATAGGTGAAGGACGGAACTGTTTCTTCGATTTGAAATCATGGACggagagttttttttttttatagttttacgtggaaaagaaaaaaggggATTGAATTTCTAGGGTTCGGAATTTCGTTGAAGAGGCCTCATGTTCTCTTCTTCATGTGTCGAATTTGGTTCACTTTTGTTAATTGGGATCAATGTCTAGTGTTATATCGGggtctttttttttaaattgggATTTTCGGATAGGTTGGAAAATTGTAAAGTGGGTTATTAGTTGACAGTTGATTGTTATTTGGATTAATAGAACAAGTGAGAAACTAATGGAACCTATCTCGGTTTCCAAATATATTGAATGTCAAAAAGTTTTAgtgtaaaaatttattttgctTATTGAATCTCCTGCCCCATTCAATACTATGTTAGATACCCTCTTAAATTTGGCTTAACACAGGCCCTAGTTTTCAATAGCAGCACCAATTTCTATTTGTAGCAATTTATAATGTTATTCCAATTTTTGTTCTGTGTGTAATATAGTCAGAGTAAGAGAGTTAACTATTATATTGGCTATGTATGGATATATGAAGCTTGATATGATAATTAAACTTGTCGTTGGTTTAACTAAATTAGGTCTCCACCTTGTGTAGTTAGACTTTGTTAGaattggaaaagaagctatGGAACTAATCAAACCAGATGTGATTTCGTTTCACATAATCATGATTGTATTGTACTGTTAATTCACAAGATCTTTCATGGGATTCTAAGATTTTGTTGAGTCCTGAACCTTGACTGGTCTTGGCTGCACTGTgctctttgttttctttgttctttctttttgtACTTTGCTATAAGACAGAGCTCTATAAATGGTTTACTGTTGAAACTGAAACAGAAACCTAGAGACATACTTGTCTTTAATCATATCCAAATTTGCAGATTTTTTGGCTTCTTTCAATCAAAGGAACAGTATGATATATGGACTATGGTACTTATAATTGTATGATTGTTTTTAAGTTTTGGAAGTCATGTAAATCTTGACCTCTTCAAGTTTTGTTAATGCTTAAAGTGGAAATTGCCAAATTCTTACATTGCAGTTATCTGTGGTGTATGTTTGTCTATTTTCAACTTATGGTTCTTATTCTCTGAGACACAGTTGGGTACTTGGATTTCTTCATGCTATGATTCAGACCTATCTAAAATTCAGGTTAATAGTTAAATCACAACCACCGCCCACTAAACATACTCAAAAGACAATGTAGTGAAAATTAAACTTGACATGTGGTGTATGAGTCATAACTCATAAGACATTGTTCTATATTAGTTTAGTTTAAATAAAGTGGCATTCCACTCAATTTTCTTTCATAATAAAGTGGTTTTCCTTTTGAACTACACATAGAATGTATTTTAAAATGAATCATTTTATTTTGGGATTTAGTTTAGTATAGAAACAAAGATTCTAAGGAATACAAGCATATCTCTCGTGTTATATTAGGATTCAAAAAGATCTGAAGGGAAATTGGTGTTTTGGATTAACAATAACTCTTCTTCATTATTATTTGTTTGTGATCCAGCTGTACACAGAGCTATTCTTTACCCCTTTTTAAGTTATGTTTTTATTCCACGACATAGTTAAGAATAAAGGCTTGGGAGCTAATCTATGTCAAGCCTTGATTGTGAGACACTGTATTAATGTGCAAGCTTGTAATTATTATCCATTCAGAAGAGAAGAAATCTCTTAAATATTAGTTGTTAGAGTATACGCTCAAATTGATCTCCAACGAATTTTAGATAGAACATtgtaatttttagtatatttatatatccATTAGATAAATTAATCTATTTGTGGCTttcgataaaatttaaaatatgcaTGCTGAACAAATAAGTATTCAgcaaattttattataagataattaagtttaaaaaatattattatagaaTAGAGTTAATAGTTTTATTTCTAAAAGATATCtcgatttttatttttgtctttaaaagattaaattagTCAAAATAATTTCTAAAGCAAATGCTTCTAGCAAGCATAGTTACTCAAATTAGATTTAATCATGGAGTGAATTTTAATATCAAATAGACTTAGATATGAATTTAGCCAATTAATTTAGTTCTATCACTTAAATTAAATGGCCACATCAGCAAGCATTAACTACGTACGATGATTAGAAAATGGATcctctccatttttttttctttgaagagAATAAAATGTGATCTCTTAACTTTTATTCTATAAGTGGGAcgaaaaattaataagaaagaGAACAATGAATTGTAAGATCATACACTGGATACTATCCAATTTTTTTCcactggagaggatccactcccCAGTGATTATGAAAGGACTAATGCGATCAACTCTGATATTCTTGAGAGAATATtttgactaatttaatttttttggagaCAAAAATAGAAATCGTAATATCTTTTTGAGACGAATTTGactattaatttttataaaataatctaATATAAAGGAATCAATCCATTTTCAAGacttctaaaataataaaatttactaTAAACCAAAATTTCCAAATCAAAATTCCTTAAAAGGACCAATTTAGTATATATTCTATTTGTTATGTACTTCTCCTTCGTGTATCCGGCATTGAAGCACAACATAGAATAGCTTGGACCGGCTCAAAATAAATgctgaaaaaaaattttgctatGTAGTGATGTAGAGAAAAGATCTAAATTGATCttcattaaattttaaattagatactttctagtttttaataaatttttataaaagttttGGAGAAGTACTCACATTAGACTAATTAGTCCATTCATTGTTTTAAGGAGATTAATTTGTTATAGAATGATATTGTTTACTACAAAAAACAGTGTAATTATCGACGTCAAAAATTGACGGCCAAAATATTCGACAATATTTTTTAACGGTTAGTCGtcgataaaataaaaaaataaattaaaaataaaatagtaaaatcgACGACCGGGTCATCTATTATTTTAGCAACTTAGACCATCTTGTTATTACCG is a window from the Arachis stenosperma cultivar V10309 chromosome 3, arast.V10309.gnm1.PFL2, whole genome shotgun sequence genome containing:
- the LOC130966735 gene encoding protein AGENET DOMAIN (AGD)-CONTAINING P1-like; translation: MRPPLKRVDFRPGDKVEVCSKEEGFLGSYYEATVLSRLETGRYVVRYKTLLRDDAVSEPLTETLFPRDIRPSPPKVYSRGEFSLYQAVDAFDNDGWWSGEITGRLGPHHYYVYFRTTNEEIAYPSNKIRVHHEWVNGDWILSQREQPQPQPLQNQQQHLGQQFN